One region of Limnospira fusiformis SAG 85.79 genomic DNA includes:
- a CDS encoding dihydrolipoyl dehydrogenase family protein, translating into MAVDYDIIVIGGGSGGLVVASAAAQLKAKVALVERDRLGGDCLWFGCVPSKSLIHASRRAYQVKNAAKFGIHTTSPTINFAEAIAHVQQVIKNIEPHDSPQRFQGLGVEVIFGDGQFIDAKTFAVNGKKLTARAFVIATGSRAAIPNIPGLTEAGFLTNEQVFSLEKCPKSLAIIGAGPIGCELGQAVSRLGSEVTIISSRDHILPKEEPEAARVVEQQFQAEGIRILPKSRAETVEIAQGKKLIKAGNNTVIVDEILLASGRSPNVESLNLEAAGVAVEPGGIKVNEKLQTTNSRIYACGDVIGGYQFTHVAGYEAVVVLTNALFFPVSKVNYRVIPWATFTDPELARVGLTEAQAKAAYGDDVYILKQQFSDVDRAQAEGETGGFGKIIVRGNGDILGAHIVGPVAGELIHEVVLAMANNLKVSALTGIHVYPTLSEVNSKAALLLKKRKFAESKWQQSLLNRFFDWRRSLH; encoded by the coding sequence ATGGCTGTGGATTATGATATTATCGTCATTGGTGGGGGTTCCGGGGGTTTGGTTGTGGCTAGTGCTGCCGCACAATTAAAGGCTAAGGTCGCCCTAGTGGAACGCGATCGCTTAGGGGGTGATTGTCTCTGGTTTGGTTGTGTTCCTAGCAAGTCTTTGATTCATGCTTCTCGCCGGGCTTATCAAGTCAAAAATGCCGCTAAATTTGGCATACATACAACCTCGCCAACCATTAATTTTGCCGAAGCGATCGCTCATGTTCAACAAGTAATTAAAAATATAGAACCCCATGACTCCCCACAACGTTTTCAAGGATTAGGGGTTGAGGTAATTTTTGGGGATGGTCAATTTATTGATGCCAAAACTTTTGCAGTCAATGGGAAAAAATTAACAGCTAGAGCGTTTGTTATTGCTACCGGTTCCCGTGCCGCTATTCCCAATATACCAGGTTTAACAGAGGCTGGTTTTCTCACTAATGAACAGGTATTTTCCTTGGAAAAATGCCCGAAATCTCTCGCTATCATTGGGGCGGGTCCTATTGGTTGTGAGTTAGGACAGGCTGTTTCTCGGTTGGGTTCGGAGGTGACAATTATTTCCAGTCGCGATCATATTTTACCGAAAGAAGAACCGGAAGCGGCTAGGGTAGTTGAACAGCAATTTCAGGCTGAAGGAATCCGCATTTTGCCGAAATCACGGGCGGAAACTGTGGAAATTGCCCAGGGTAAAAAACTGATTAAAGCCGGGAATAATACGGTTATTGTTGATGAAATTTTGCTGGCTTCAGGGCGATCGCCTAATGTGGAATCCCTCAATTTAGAGGCGGCGGGAGTAGCCGTAGAACCTGGGGGAATTAAGGTCAATGAAAAGCTACAAACTACCAATTCCCGAATTTATGCCTGTGGGGATGTAATTGGGGGTTATCAGTTTACCCATGTGGCGGGTTATGAAGCCGTTGTGGTGTTGACTAATGCCCTGTTTTTCCCAGTAAGTAAGGTAAATTATCGCGTAATTCCTTGGGCGACATTTACTGACCCAGAATTGGCGCGGGTGGGGTTGACAGAAGCACAGGCGAAGGCTGCTTATGGGGATGATGTTTATATTCTTAAACAACAGTTTTCTGATGTGGATCGCGCCCAAGCTGAGGGAGAAACGGGGGGTTTTGGGAAAATTATTGTGCGCGGAAATGGGGATATTCTTGGGGCTCATATTGTTGGACCAGTGGCGGGGGAATTAATCCATGAGGTAGTTTTGGCAATGGCTAATAATTTGAAGGTTTCGGCGTTAACAGGTATTCACGTTTACCCGACTCTTTCGGAGGTAAATAGCAAGGCTGCTTTATTATTGAAAAAGCGGAAATTTGCTGAAAGTAAATGGCAGCAAAGTTTATTAAACAGGTTTTTTGACTGGCGGCGATCGCTACATTAA
- a CDS encoding ABA4-like family protein, translated as MLNLPVDQIFNVANIFVLPFWGLMVFVPNWGVTRKVMESYIPFILLALTYLYLFAGSINPESAAALSNPQLADIAKFFGDETIAAAGWVHFLILDLFVGRWIYWEGQKTGVWTIHSLILCLFAGPMGLLSHIITAAVTRQFFAGGGSETTTDPSVS; from the coding sequence ATGTTAAATTTACCAGTTGACCAAATTTTTAATGTCGCCAACATATTTGTACTGCCTTTTTGGGGTCTAATGGTGTTTGTTCCCAATTGGGGAGTTACCAGAAAAGTGATGGAATCATATATTCCCTTTATCCTGTTGGCGTTAACATATTTGTATCTGTTTGCGGGTAGCATAAACCCGGAAAGTGCGGCGGCTTTATCCAACCCCCAATTAGCAGATATCGCTAAGTTTTTCGGAGATGAAACGATCGCAGCCGCCGGGTGGGTTCACTTTTTAATCTTAGATCTGTTTGTGGGACGTTGGATATATTGGGAAGGACAAAAAACCGGAGTTTGGACAATTCATTCTCTGATTTTATGTTTATTTGCGGGTCCAATGGGTTTACTTTCCCACATTATTACTGCTGCTGTAACTCGCCAATTTTTCGCGGGTGGCGGGTCAGAAACTACCACCGATCCATCTGTGAGTTAA
- a CDS encoding bifunctional cobalt-precorrin-7 (C(5))-methyltransferase/cobalt-precorrin-6B (C(15))-methyltransferase, with the protein MTIHIIGINLDGLAGLSDSVRRVVKRGNLLVGNSRNLGFLSSYETIPKLLLTDMVETLSELKQWLTNWERNYQTNPEVIFLVSGDPLFFDVGGLLAANFPPEQLIFYPHISSMQLAFNRLQIPWEDARIIRVDSRSMDSLTQALKEGVKKIGILTSVDYPPQAIAQLILSLDLAKVYQFWVAENLGGENERVQPYPVDRINNYQFSPLNLVILLPDLPAIIDQVDLANLPSLGIPDHLFFGNSNQPELITPRELRILALGELGLQPNQVVWDMQASPGCLSVEIARLFPQSTIYAIEKTASGTCLIEQNCRRFQINNVISINGEFPAILHHLRTPDRIFMGIPDNNLPEILGICSIRLSPGGRIVVVLRTLEHINLALQWVKDKITREKHWNYHLLQVQLSRSFSLGSLTRFVSVNPVTILTIYNHSLFS; encoded by the coding sequence TTGACGATACATATTATTGGCATTAATTTAGATGGATTGGCGGGACTTTCCGACTCCGTTCGCCGGGTGGTTAAACGGGGTAATCTGTTAGTGGGGAACTCTCGCAATTTGGGTTTTTTAAGCAGCTATGAGACTATTCCAAAATTGCTGTTAACCGATATGGTCGAAACACTGTCCGAACTGAAACAATGGCTAACCAATTGGGAGAGGAATTATCAGACTAACCCGGAGGTGATATTTTTAGTATCTGGCGATCCGTTATTTTTTGATGTGGGGGGATTATTAGCCGCCAACTTTCCACCAGAACAGTTAATTTTTTATCCCCATATTAGTTCAATGCAGTTAGCTTTTAACCGTCTGCAAATTCCTTGGGAAGATGCGAGAATCATTAGGGTTGATAGTCGGTCAATGGATAGCTTAACTCAGGCTTTAAAAGAGGGGGTTAAAAAGATAGGCATTTTGACAAGTGTAGATTATCCCCCTCAAGCGATCGCTCAATTAATCTTATCCCTAGATTTAGCGAAAGTTTATCAATTCTGGGTTGCCGAAAATTTGGGGGGCGAAAATGAGCGAGTACAACCCTACCCGGTAGACCGGATAAATAACTATCAATTTTCACCCTTAAACTTGGTGATATTATTACCCGATTTACCAGCGATTATCGACCAGGTTGATTTAGCCAATCTTCCCAGTTTAGGAATACCAGATCACTTATTTTTCGGCAATAGCAATCAACCCGAATTAATCACGCCACGGGAACTGCGTATCTTAGCATTAGGGGAACTAGGGTTACAGCCAAATCAAGTAGTTTGGGATATGCAAGCCAGTCCGGGTTGTCTCTCAGTAGAAATAGCGAGATTATTTCCCCAGTCCACCATTTACGCCATCGAAAAAACGGCATCGGGAACCTGTTTAATTGAACAAAATTGCCGCAGATTTCAGATAAACAATGTGATATCAATTAATGGGGAATTTCCCGCTATATTACATCATTTGAGAACGCCCGATCGCATTTTTATGGGCATTCCCGACAACAATTTACCGGAGATTTTAGGAATCTGTAGCATTCGACTTTCTCCGGGAGGTAGGATAGTAGTAGTTTTGAGAACTTTAGAACATATCAATTTAGCATTACAGTGGGTTAAAGACAAAATTACCAGGGAAAAACACTGGAATTATCATCTGTTACAAGTACAGCTTTCCCGTTCATTTTCTCTGGGGAGTTTAACCAGATTTGTTTCTGTAAATCCTGTGACCATTTTAACCATTTATAATCACAGCTTATTTAGTTAA
- a CDS encoding DUF1868 domain-containing protein: MDDNYQTYVNRVARMTLGPAYLSQLEHIQESPKFTLDAQGQRKPVPFPGYSVITPPAGEDVDNADFYQNLTDCQQQLARILDPDFFVKIPPDSLHFTLADLIWDDLYRDASQQIPDFESKVQEAIAESFTIFESQKISQPFQWQVLGLMVMTRAIVVCLVPRDEEAYNLLIQFRRSIYQNRSLMALGIEQQYHLVAHVTLGYFGSIPNDLDRETLSQQIFELNHQWLDNPQEILIKKADFRKFEDMMAYRREAHWPRFVF; encoded by the coding sequence TTGGACGATAACTATCAAACCTATGTCAATCGGGTCGCCAGGATGACTTTAGGGCCGGCTTACCTATCACAACTGGAACATATCCAGGAATCCCCTAAATTTACCCTTGATGCTCAAGGTCAGAGGAAGCCGGTTCCTTTTCCTGGTTACAGTGTGATTACGCCTCCGGCTGGGGAAGATGTTGATAATGCCGATTTTTATCAAAATTTGACCGATTGTCAACAGCAACTGGCACGAATTTTAGACCCTGATTTTTTTGTGAAGATTCCCCCAGATAGCCTCCATTTTACTTTGGCTGATTTGATTTGGGATGATTTGTATCGAGATGCTTCTCAGCAAATACCCGATTTTGAAAGTAAAGTTCAAGAGGCGATCGCCGAATCTTTTACTATTTTTGAATCTCAGAAAATCTCCCAGCCTTTTCAATGGCAGGTTTTGGGTTTGATGGTAATGACTAGGGCGATCGTTGTTTGTTTGGTTCCTAGGGATGAGGAGGCTTATAATTTGTTGATTCAATTCCGAAGGTCTATTTATCAGAATCGTAGTTTAATGGCTTTGGGAATTGAGCAGCAATATCATTTGGTGGCTCATGTTACTTTGGGATATTTTGGCTCTATCCCTAATGATTTAGACCGAGAAACTTTGAGCCAACAAATTTTTGAGTTAAACCATCAATGGCTCGATAATCCCCAAGAAATACTGATAAAAAAAGCCGATTTTAGGAAATTTGAAGACATGATGGCTTATCGCCGAGAAGCTCACTGGCCGCGATTTGTTTTTTAA
- the holA gene encoding DNA polymerase III subunit delta, whose translation MPIYLYWGDDDFSLSKAVDTLRESVVDPNWSSFNFDKILPDTPDSVISGLNQAMTPPFGLGHRLVWLVNTPLTQHCSPEILQELERTLPAIPETTTLLFSSPNKPDGRLKSTKLLQKYAKVQEFSAIPPWKTDQLEQRVREVAQQLGVKLKAESVAFVAEAVGNDTRQLYGEMEKLKLYAETTDGSLDIKTITPLIHSNTQNSLKLAIAIREGKTSQALGLVADLIAHNEPALKILATLVGQFRTWLWVKLMIETGTRDDKEIARLAEVGNPKRIYFLKKEVQPLSLQQLQQTLPKLLQLEISLKRGADEQSTLQTQIIELCRLFHR comes from the coding sequence ATGCCAATTTACCTGTACTGGGGGGACGACGACTTCTCCCTGAGCAAAGCAGTGGACACCTTGCGGGAATCTGTCGTTGATCCCAATTGGTCTAGTTTCAATTTTGACAAAATTCTGCCCGATACACCAGATTCAGTCATTTCTGGACTAAATCAAGCTATGACTCCACCATTCGGGTTGGGACATCGTTTAGTATGGCTAGTTAACACACCCCTGACTCAGCATTGTTCTCCAGAAATTCTACAGGAGTTAGAGCGAACCTTACCGGCTATTCCCGAAACCACCACCCTATTATTTAGCAGTCCCAATAAACCTGATGGCCGCCTCAAATCCACGAAACTCCTACAAAAATATGCCAAAGTTCAGGAATTTTCGGCAATACCCCCCTGGAAAACTGACCAATTGGAACAGCGAGTCCGAGAAGTAGCCCAACAACTGGGGGTTAAACTCAAAGCAGAATCAGTGGCTTTTGTAGCCGAAGCGGTGGGAAATGATACCCGCCAACTTTATGGCGAAATGGAAAAACTTAAACTATATGCTGAGACGACAGACGGTTCCCTAGACATCAAAACTATTACTCCCCTAATTCACAGCAATACCCAGAATAGTCTAAAACTGGCGATCGCCATTAGAGAAGGCAAAACTAGCCAAGCCCTAGGGTTAGTTGCCGATTTAATCGCCCACAACGAACCCGCCCTCAAAATCCTAGCTACCCTAGTAGGACAATTCCGCACCTGGCTATGGGTCAAATTGATGATCGAAACCGGAACCAGAGATGATAAAGAAATCGCCCGCCTCGCGGAAGTGGGGAACCCCAAGCGGATATACTTTCTGAAAAAAGAAGTGCAGCCCCTTTCGTTACAGCAACTTCAACAAACCTTACCGAAACTGCTGCAATTGGAAATTAGCCTTAAACGTGGCGCAGATGAACAGTCAACGCTACAAACACAGATCATCGAACTTTGTCGCTTATTTCACCGCTGA
- a CDS encoding J domain-containing protein, translating into MTNKQARSQKPWPGSIKPTYYTLLGLHPSASSMEIRRAYRELSKRYHPDTTDLSEDCAKAKFQELNEAYSILSNPDRRQIYDQTISTTRVITPPTEINYRHHSRPSKSRHSSATEAIAAENRPLSPGELFALLMMAVSLISCLGLAIAIAMFRSDITL; encoded by the coding sequence GTGACTAATAAACAAGCCAGATCACAGAAACCATGGCCGGGCAGTATCAAACCCACCTATTATACGCTGTTGGGCTTGCATCCCTCGGCATCATCCATGGAAATTCGGCGGGCTTACCGAGAGCTGAGTAAACGTTATCATCCAGATACAACAGATTTATCAGAAGATTGTGCTAAGGCTAAATTCCAAGAGTTGAATGAGGCGTATAGCATTCTGAGTAATCCCGATCGCCGTCAAATCTATGATCAAACTATTAGTACAACGCGGGTGATCACTCCCCCCACTGAGATTAATTATCGGCACCATTCGAGACCATCAAAATCGAGGCATTCCAGCGCGACGGAAGCGATCGCCGCCGAAAATCGGCCTTTATCTCCCGGAGAACTATTTGCTCTGTTAATGATGGCAGTCAGTTTGATAAGCTGTTTAGGATTAGCAATAGCGATCGCCATGTTTCGTTCAGATATAACCCTTTAA
- a CDS encoding DUF3143 domain-containing protein, translating to MTLPSPNTPLYNHPLPEIEDWLRSLGGEQDSQELHSWQVEKPTWKAELWLDIDQITVRYIGAGTDGQDIQRSFKYSLSRQDIEQAVFSGP from the coding sequence ATGACCTTACCCAGTCCCAATACCCCCCTATATAATCATCCCCTACCAGAAATCGAAGACTGGTTACGTTCCCTTGGTGGGGAACAGGACTCCCAGGAACTCCATTCTTGGCAAGTAGAAAAGCCCACCTGGAAAGCGGAGCTATGGTTAGATATTGACCAAATAACAGTCCGTTACATTGGCGCAGGTACAGACGGCCAAGACATTCAACGGTCTTTTAAATACTCCCTGAGTCGTCAAGATATCGAACAAGCGGTTTTTTCCGGTCCCTAA
- a CDS encoding isoprenyl transferase yields the protein MSRKPRVIHELPADLDRNRLPNHVAVIMDGNGRWAKRRGLPRTMGHRRGIDALKNLLRYCRDWGINALTVYAFSTENWGRPLEEVDFLMALFERVLMRELEEMMEEEVRIRFVGNLHRLPGSLRECIEKSMETTRNNEGILLTVATNYGGREEIVRACQAIANQVKQGTLEPEAIDGALFEKYLYTAGTSDPDLLIRTSGELRISNFLLWQIAYAEIYVTDTLWPDFNSHEFHLALCSYQQRERRFGKVGTRE from the coding sequence ATGAGTCGAAAGCCAAGGGTTATACATGAGTTACCTGCTGACCTTGACCGAAATCGCCTCCCAAACCATGTCGCGGTGATCATGGATGGTAATGGTCGCTGGGCGAAACGTCGGGGACTACCACGCACTATGGGACATCGGCGAGGGATTGATGCTCTCAAGAATTTACTCCGTTACTGTCGTGATTGGGGAATTAATGCTTTAACGGTTTATGCCTTTTCCACGGAAAATTGGGGGCGACCCCTAGAAGAAGTAGATTTTTTGATGGCTTTGTTTGAGCGGGTTCTCATGCGGGAACTTGAGGAGATGATGGAGGAGGAGGTTAGGATTAGGTTTGTGGGTAATTTGCATCGGCTTCCCGGTTCTCTGAGAGAGTGCATTGAGAAGTCAATGGAGACTACCCGCAATAATGAGGGGATTTTGTTGACTGTGGCTACTAATTACGGGGGACGGGAGGAGATTGTTAGGGCTTGTCAGGCGATCGCCAACCAGGTTAAACAGGGTACTCTCGAACCGGAAGCCATTGATGGGGCTTTATTTGAAAAGTATTTGTATACAGCCGGAACTTCTGACCCGGATTTATTGATTCGCACCAGTGGGGAATTACGGATTAGTAATTTTTTGCTGTGGCAAATCGCTTATGCTGAGATTTATGTGACTGACACTCTCTGGCCGGATTTTAACAGCCATGAGTTTCACCTGGCCCTGTGTTCTTATCAGCAGCGAGAGCGTCGATTTGGTAAGGTGGGTACTCGTGAATGA
- the cdaA gene encoding diadenylate cyclase CdaA, producing MSSGQSQDPAWLESWLVNSIDIGLVFAVAYIVLVIIGERRTLWMVRGFIVLMLATAISNWANLRLLYIALNSLVTGSAVAMAVILQSEFRQFLEKLGRGEVLQLFAASRKGIPETDGVIDQIVEAVKELSQNRTGALIIIEIGSPIDERDFSVPGVRLNAEVSRELLQTIFQPKTLLHDGAVLIRASRVAAAGVILPLSERIASRQLGTRHRAAMGITEKVAKCVCIVVSEETGSISLADKGVLNRPLTSSKLKELLEARSFVAGDDRTKPPISIDTLKRRIGLKRWSFISQVFRFRSSASREKK from the coding sequence ATGAGTTCGGGTCAAAGTCAAGACCCTGCCTGGCTTGAGTCCTGGTTGGTTAACAGCATCGATATTGGACTGGTTTTTGCCGTCGCCTATATCGTCCTTGTGATTATTGGAGAGCGTCGAACCTTGTGGATGGTTCGAGGTTTCATTGTGTTAATGTTGGCAACGGCGATCAGTAATTGGGCTAATCTGAGACTGCTTTATATTGCCCTAAATAGTTTGGTAACTGGTTCCGCAGTGGCTATGGCTGTGATTTTGCAGTCAGAGTTTAGACAATTTCTGGAAAAATTAGGGCGAGGGGAGGTGCTGCAACTGTTTGCTGCCAGCCGAAAAGGTATCCCTGAAACCGATGGAGTCATTGATCAAATTGTCGAGGCGGTCAAAGAACTTTCTCAAAACCGTACTGGGGCTTTGATTATAATTGAAATAGGCAGTCCCATTGATGAGCGTGATTTTTCCGTTCCGGGTGTGCGTTTAAATGCCGAAGTTTCCAGGGAACTGCTACAGACGATTTTTCAGCCTAAAACTCTACTCCATGATGGTGCGGTGCTGATTAGAGCCTCTAGGGTGGCTGCTGCCGGGGTGATTTTGCCCCTGTCTGAAAGGATAGCCTCGCGACAGTTGGGAACCCGCCATCGAGCAGCTATGGGCATTACAGAAAAGGTTGCTAAGTGTGTATGTATTGTGGTTTCTGAAGAAACCGGGTCAATTTCTCTGGCTGATAAAGGTGTACTGAATCGACCCCTAACCAGTAGTAAACTCAAGGAGTTATTAGAAGCTCGGTCTTTTGTGGCGGGGGATGATAGAACTAAGCCTCCTATTTCCATAGATACCCTTAAACGGCGAATAGGATTAAAGAGGTGGTCGTTCATTTCCCAGGTGTTCCGTTTTCGTTCGTCAGCTTCTCGGGAGAAAAAATGA
- the lysA gene encoding diaminopimelate decarboxylase, producing the protein MENSGLQYLLNSEESTTERSPNQQLLPLTAKVNHQDHLEIGGCDVAEMVSQFGSPLYILDEVTLRTACRQYREAWAKYYPGESLILYASKAWNCLAICAIVASEGLGTDVVSGGELYTAKTAGVSPDKIYLHGNNKSRSELELAISTGCTVVADNWLDLTNLVELADEMSVQSPVRVMIRFTPGIECHTHEYIRTGHLDSKFGFDPNQLDEVFKFVSSNPSLCCEGIHAHIGSQIFELQPHQDLAGVLMDAVTKGSQYGLNITEVNVGGGLGIRYTEDDDPPSIESWVSAIASSVVAACEQRQIPLPKLLCEPGRSIIGPAAITAYTIGSRKEIPDLRTYIAVDGGMSDNPRPITYQSVYRVVIANRMSAPLTETITVAGKHCESGDILIQQAHLPGDCQTGDILVVMATGAYNYSMASNYNRLPRPAAVLVNDSLSSIIIQRETYSDLIRQDRLPERLGDRP; encoded by the coding sequence GTGGAAAATTCAGGACTTCAGTACCTACTCAACTCGGAAGAAAGCACAACCGAGCGATCGCCTAACCAACAACTGTTACCCCTCACCGCTAAGGTCAACCACCAAGACCACCTAGAAATTGGGGGTTGTGATGTCGCGGAAATGGTCAGTCAGTTTGGTTCCCCTCTATATATATTAGATGAAGTGACCCTGCGTACTGCTTGCCGTCAATACCGGGAGGCTTGGGCGAAATACTATCCGGGAGAATCGCTGATTCTCTATGCTTCTAAGGCATGGAATTGTTTAGCGATTTGTGCAATAGTTGCCTCGGAAGGTTTGGGAACTGATGTGGTTTCTGGTGGGGAACTATACACCGCGAAAACGGCGGGGGTGAGTCCCGATAAGATTTACCTACATGGTAATAATAAATCGCGATCGGAACTGGAGTTAGCCATTAGCACTGGCTGTACTGTAGTGGCTGACAACTGGCTAGACCTGACCAACCTGGTGGAATTGGCAGATGAAATGTCTGTACAATCCCCCGTGCGGGTGATGATCAGATTTACCCCAGGAATCGAGTGTCACACCCATGAGTATATTCGCACCGGACATCTTGATAGTAAATTCGGATTTGATCCTAATCAACTTGATGAGGTGTTTAAATTTGTCAGCAGTAACCCATCTCTATGCTGCGAGGGAATTCACGCTCATATTGGCTCTCAGATTTTTGAACTGCAACCCCATCAAGACTTAGCTGGGGTGCTAATGGATGCGGTCACTAAAGGCAGTCAGTATGGTTTAAATATTACCGAAGTTAATGTGGGGGGAGGTCTAGGGATTCGGTATACAGAAGATGATGACCCCCCCAGTATTGAAAGTTGGGTAAGTGCGATCGCCTCATCCGTCGTCGCCGCCTGTGAACAGCGCCAAATCCCTTTACCTAAGCTGTTGTGTGAACCAGGGCGATCGATTATTGGTCCGGCTGCGATCACTGCTTACACGATTGGTTCTCGCAAAGAGATTCCAGATCTGCGGACTTATATAGCCGTTGATGGGGGAATGTCAGATAATCCCCGTCCGATTACTTATCAATCTGTGTATAGAGTGGTAATTGCTAATCGGATGTCCGCACCATTAACCGAAACCATAACAGTAGCTGGCAAACATTGTGAATCTGGGGACATCCTCATTCAACAAGCCCATCTCCCCGGAGATTGTCAAACTGGTGATATCTTGGTGGTAATGGCAACAGGAGCCTACAATTATAGTATGGCTTCTAACTATAATCGTCTGCCTCGTCCGGCAGCCGTTCTGGTGAATGATTCCCTAAGTTCGATAATTATTCAACGGGAGACCTATTCGGATCTGATTCGTCAGGATCGTTTACCCGAGAGGCTTGGCGATCGCCCTTGA
- the rimI gene encoding ribosomal protein S18-alanine N-acetyltransferase, translating to MTILQLKLLTPDLLPAVVELDRLCLGGLWNESGYQRELDSPNSDLVIWTHPTQGQPLSGLQPISVQVAQTPPLPVIGIGCLWAIVDEAHITLLAIHPDYRGLGLGADLLRALLQLAQQRGLSHATLEVKPSNHIALSLYQKFGFQIAGRRKKYYADTGEDALILWLSGLPSLI from the coding sequence GTGACCATCCTACAACTCAAACTTCTCACCCCCGACTTATTACCCGCAGTAGTAGAACTCGATCGCCTTTGCTTAGGTGGACTATGGAATGAATCGGGATATCAACGGGAATTAGATAGCCCCAATAGCGATCTGGTCATCTGGACACACCCAACCCAGGGACAACCCTTATCAGGTTTACAGCCAATTTCCGTACAAGTCGCCCAAACGCCACCCCTACCAGTCATAGGCATCGGTTGTCTCTGGGCTATTGTAGACGAAGCCCATATCACTTTACTAGCCATTCATCCCGATTATCGCGGCTTAGGTCTAGGGGCCGATTTACTGCGGGCTTTACTGCAACTCGCCCAACAGCGAGGATTATCCCACGCTACCCTAGAAGTTAAGCCCTCCAATCATATCGCCCTATCTCTATATCAAAAATTCGGCTTCCAAATTGCCGGAAGGCGCAAAAAATACTATGCCGACACCGGAGAAGATGCCCTAATACTTTGGCTTTCTGGTCTGCCAAGTCTTATTTGA